In Ferribacterium limneticum, a genomic segment contains:
- the hisC gene encoding histidinol-phosphate transaminase, with protein sequence MSRFWSQVVRDLTPYVPGEQPKIAKLIKLNTNENPFPPSPKVLAAIQAELGDDAARLRLYPDPNADLLKAAIAKRHAVTPQQVFIGNGSDEVLAHVFMALLKHEAPILFPDITYSFYPVYCGLYGIDYRSVPLAEDFSINPADFHGQPEKSAKNEIGGIIFPNPNAPTGRLLVLAAIEQILKANPDVVVVVDEAYVDFGGETAIPLVERYDNLLVVHTLSKSRSLAGLRVGFAVGHPALIEALERVKNSFNSYPLDRLAIVGAVAAMEDEAYFEQCCRAVIATRDTLTTDLRGLGFEVLPSAANFIFARHPQRDAAELAKALRDQSIIVRHFKLPRIDQFLRITVGTDAECQALTQTLQDILA encoded by the coding sequence ATGAGTCGCTTCTGGAGCCAGGTCGTCCGCGACCTCACCCCCTACGTCCCGGGCGAGCAGCCCAAGATCGCCAAGCTGATCAAGCTCAACACCAACGAGAACCCGTTCCCGCCCTCACCGAAGGTGCTGGCGGCGATCCAGGCTGAGCTTGGTGACGACGCGGCCCGCCTGCGCCTCTACCCGGACCCGAATGCCGATCTGCTCAAGGCAGCAATTGCCAAGCGGCATGCCGTTACGCCGCAACAGGTCTTCATCGGCAACGGTTCGGACGAAGTATTGGCCCACGTTTTCATGGCGCTGCTCAAGCACGAGGCGCCGATCCTGTTTCCGGACATCACCTACAGCTTTTACCCGGTGTATTGCGGCCTGTACGGCATCGATTACCGCAGCGTGCCGCTGGCTGAGGACTTTTCGATCAATCCGGCTGATTTCCACGGTCAACCGGAAAAAAGCGCCAAAAATGAAATCGGCGGCATCATCTTTCCGAATCCGAACGCGCCGACCGGCCGCCTGCTCGTGCTGGCCGCCATCGAGCAAATCCTCAAGGCCAATCCGGATGTCGTCGTCGTGGTCGATGAAGCCTATGTCGATTTCGGCGGCGAGACGGCCATCCCGCTCGTCGAACGCTACGACAACCTGCTGGTCGTCCACACGCTGTCCAAATCGCGTTCGCTGGCCGGCCTGCGTGTCGGCTTCGCGGTCGGCCATCCGGCCTTGATCGAGGCGCTGGAGCGCGTCAAGAACAGCTTCAACTCCTACCCGCTGGATCGCCTGGCCATTGTCGGCGCCGTCGCCGCCATGGAAGACGAGGCGTACTTCGAGCAATGCTGCCGCGCCGTAATCGCCACCCGCGACACGCTGACGACCGATCTGCGTGGCCTCGGCTTCGAAGTGCTGCCCTCGGCCGCCAATTTCATCTTCGCCCGCCACCCGCAGCGCGACGCCGCCGAACTGGCCAAGGCGCTGCGCGACCAGAGCATCATCGTCCGCCACTTCAAGCTGCCGCGTATCGACCAGTTCCTGCGCATCACGGTTGGCACCGACGCCGAATGCCAGGCGCTGACGCAAACGCTGCAAGACATTCTGGCTTAG
- the hisB gene encoding imidazoleglycerol-phosphate dehydratase HisB → MRQAEITRNTLETQITVRLNLDGTGQGKFATGVPFLDHMLDQIARHGLIDLDIEAVGDLHIDAHHTVEDIGITFGQALAKAWGDKKGLTRYGHSYVPLDEALSRVVIDLSGRPGLELNVEFSRAVIGAFDVDLVSEFFHGLVNHAGVTLHIDNLRGKNAHHQAETIFKAFGRALRMAVTPDPRMAGAMPSTKGSL, encoded by the coding sequence ATGCGGCAAGCCGAAATAACTCGCAATACGCTGGAGACGCAGATCACCGTGCGTCTCAACCTCGATGGCACCGGCCAGGGCAAATTTGCCACCGGCGTCCCCTTTCTTGACCACATGCTCGACCAGATCGCCCGTCATGGCCTGATCGACCTCGATATCGAGGCGGTTGGCGATCTGCATATCGACGCCCACCACACGGTCGAAGACATCGGCATCACCTTCGGTCAGGCGCTGGCCAAGGCCTGGGGCGACAAGAAGGGCCTGACCCGTTACGGCCACAGCTACGTGCCGCTCGACGAAGCCTTGTCGCGCGTCGTCATCGACCTCTCCGGGCGCCCGGGGCTGGAACTCAATGTCGAATTTTCGCGCGCTGTCATCGGCGCTTTCGATGTCGATCTGGTCAGCGAATTCTTTCATGGCCTGGTTAATCACGCCGGCGTAACGCTGCACATCGACAATCTGCGCGGCAAGAATGCCCACCATCAGGCCGAAACCATCTTCAAGGCCTTCGGCCGCGCCCTGCGCATGGCGGTGACGCCCGATCCGCGCATGGCCGGTGCCATGCCGTCGACCAAGGGTTCGCTGTGA
- the hisH gene encoding imidazole glycerol phosphate synthase subunit HisH, whose translation MGNLRSVSKALEHVAGGKTVVVTADPAVVAAAERIVFPGQGAMPDCMAELDARGLRAAVLATAKDKPFLGICVGEQMLFEHSDEGDVPALGVFPGNVKRFPDAKMYLPTGERLKVPHMGWNEVRQKPHALWHGIADGSRFYFVHSYFVEPADPALVTGSCEYGVPFTCAVGRDNIFAVQFHPEKSARDGLQLLKNFVEWHP comes from the coding sequence ATGGGCAACCTGCGTTCCGTGTCGAAGGCGCTCGAGCATGTCGCCGGCGGCAAGACAGTCGTCGTGACGGCCGATCCGGCTGTCGTGGCGGCGGCTGAACGCATCGTCTTTCCGGGTCAGGGTGCCATGCCCGACTGCATGGCGGAACTCGATGCCCGCGGCCTGCGCGCGGCGGTGCTGGCAACGGCCAAGGACAAACCTTTCCTCGGCATCTGTGTTGGTGAGCAGATGCTCTTCGAACACAGCGATGAAGGCGACGTCCCGGCGCTCGGCGTTTTTCCCGGCAACGTCAAACGGTTTCCGGATGCCAAGATGTATCTGCCGACCGGCGAGCGCCTGAAAGTCCCGCACATGGGCTGGAACGAGGTGCGCCAGAAACCGCACGCGCTGTGGCATGGCATCGCCGACGGCTCGCGCTTCTATTTTGTGCACAGCTACTTTGTCGAACCGGCCGATCCGGCGCTGGTGACGGGGAGTTGCGAATATGGCGTCCCCTTTACCTGTGCGGTGGGGCGGGATAATATCTTCGCGGTTCAGTTCCACCCCGAGAAAAGTGCTCGTGACGGCCTGCAACTCCTGAAAAACTTCGTCGAGTGGCACCCCTGA
- the hisA gene encoding 1-(5-phosphoribosyl)-5-[(5-phosphoribosylamino)methylideneamino]imidazole-4-carboxamide isomerase, whose amino-acid sequence MLIIPAIDLKDGQCVRLKQGLMEQATVFSDSPAEQARHWLAQGARRLHLVDLNGAFAGKPKNAAAIKAILAEVGDQIPVQLGGGIRDLDTIEACIDGGLSYVIIGTAAVKNPGFLHDACVAFPGHIIVGLDAKDGKVATDGWSKLTGHDVVDLAKKYEDYGVESIIYTDIGRDGMLSGLNIEATVRLAQALTIPVIASGGLTGFDDIRALCAVEGEGIVGTIAGRAVYDGSLDFKAAQEMADDLMAKARA is encoded by the coding sequence ATGCTGATTATTCCCGCGATTGATCTCAAGGACGGCCAATGCGTCCGTCTCAAGCAGGGCCTGATGGAACAGGCCACTGTTTTTTCCGATAGCCCGGCCGAACAGGCGCGTCACTGGCTAGCCCAAGGCGCCCGTCGCCTGCATCTGGTCGACCTGAATGGCGCCTTTGCCGGCAAGCCGAAGAATGCGGCGGCGATCAAGGCCATCCTGGCCGAAGTCGGCGACCAGATTCCGGTCCAGCTTGGCGGTGGCATTCGCGACCTCGATACCATCGAAGCCTGCATCGACGGCGGTCTGTCCTACGTCATCATCGGCACGGCGGCGGTCAAGAACCCGGGCTTCCTGCACGATGCCTGTGTCGCCTTTCCCGGCCACATCATCGTCGGCCTCGACGCCAAGGACGGCAAGGTGGCGACGGACGGTTGGTCCAAGCTGACCGGCCACGATGTCGTCGATCTGGCCAAGAAGTACGAAGATTATGGCGTCGAGTCGATTATCTATACCGACATCGGCCGCGACGGCATGCTCTCCGGCCTCAACATCGAAGCCACCGTGCGCCTTGCCCAGGCGCTGACGATTCCGGTCATTGCCTCCGGCGGTCTGACCGGCTTTGACGATATCCGGGCCCTGTGCGCCGTCGAAGGCGAAGGCATTGTTGGGACCATCGCCGGTCGCGCCGTTTACGACGGTTCGCTCGACTTCAAGGCAGCGCAGGAAATGGCCGACGATCTGATGGCAAAAGCGCGCGCCTGA
- the hisF gene encoding imidazole glycerol phosphate synthase subunit HisF: MLAKRIIPCLDVTAGRVVKGTNFVGLRDAGDPIEIARRYNEQGADEVTFLDITASSDQRDIILHIVEACAEQVFIPLTVGGGVRKVEDVRRLLNAGADKVSMNTAAVQNPDLVFDASSKVGSQCIVVAIDAKQVAPGQWHVFTHGGRNDTGLDTIEWAKKVAALGAGEILLTSMDRDGTKNGFDLALTRAVSDAVSIPVIASGGVGNLQHLADGVSEGRADAVLAASIFHFGEYTVRQAKEYMAARGIEVRL; this comes from the coding sequence ATGCTCGCCAAACGCATCATTCCGTGCCTTGACGTCACGGCTGGCCGTGTTGTCAAGGGCACCAATTTTGTCGGCCTGCGCGATGCCGGCGATCCGATCGAGATCGCCCGCCGCTACAACGAACAGGGTGCCGACGAGGTGACTTTCCTCGACATCACGGCGTCCAGCGATCAGCGCGACATCATCCTGCACATTGTCGAAGCCTGCGCCGAGCAAGTCTTCATTCCGCTGACCGTCGGTGGCGGCGTGCGCAAGGTCGAGGACGTCCGTCGTCTGCTCAACGCAGGTGCCGATAAGGTGTCGATGAACACGGCGGCGGTGCAGAACCCGGACCTCGTTTTCGACGCCTCGAGCAAGGTTGGCTCGCAGTGCATCGTCGTCGCCATCGACGCCAAGCAGGTGGCACCCGGCCAGTGGCACGTCTTTACGCACGGCGGCCGCAACGATACCGGCCTCGATACGATTGAGTGGGCGAAAAAAGTGGCGGCGCTCGGCGCTGGCGAAATCCTGCTGACCAGCATGGACCGCGACGGCACCAAGAACGGTTTCGATCTGGCGCTGACCCGTGCCGTTTCCGATGCGGTAAGTATTCCGGTCATCGCCTCGGGCGGTGTCGGCAACCTGCAGCATCTGGCCGATGGCGTCAGCGAAGGTCGCGCCGATGCCGTACTGGCCGCCTCGATCTTCCATTTTGGCGAATACACCGTGCGTCAGGCCAAGGAATACATGGCGGCACGTGGCATCGAAGTGCGACTCTGA
- the hisI gene encoding phosphoribosyl-AMP cyclohydrolase: MADLDNSLDWLAALKWDADGMIPAIAQDENGRVVMFAYMNRESLQETLQCGNAVYWSRSRKRLWRKGEESGHFQKIRSIRTDCDGDVLLLSIEQVGGIACHTGRESCFFNELNGDRWVPADPVLKDPKEIYK, from the coding sequence ATGGCTGATCTCGACAATTCCCTGGACTGGCTCGCCGCGTTGAAGTGGGACGCCGACGGCATGATTCCGGCCATCGCCCAGGATGAAAACGGCCGCGTCGTGATGTTCGCTTACATGAACCGTGAGTCGTTGCAGGAAACGCTGCAGTGCGGCAACGCGGTATACTGGTCGCGCTCGAGAAAGCGTCTGTGGCGCAAGGGCGAGGAGTCGGGGCATTTCCAGAAAATCCGCTCCATTCGCACCGATTGCGACGGCGACGTCTTGCTGTTGAGCATTGAACAAGTCGGCGGGATTGCCTGTCATACTGGCCGAGAAAGCTGTTTTTTCAATGAATTGAACGGGGACCGCTGGGTTCCCGCTGATCCGGTTCTGAAAGACCCGAAGGAAATCTACAAATGA
- a CDS encoding phosphoribosyl-ATP diphosphatase: MSTHDMLHRLSETLASRRHADPEKSYTAKLFSEGPDSILKKIGEETAELIMAAKDGKRLNIVWESTDVIYHVLVLLAFYGLSIEDVSQEMRRREGISGIDEKASRGAK, from the coding sequence ATGAGCACCCATGACATGCTGCACCGTCTCTCCGAGACGCTGGCTTCCCGTCGGCACGCCGATCCGGAAAAGTCCTACACCGCCAAGCTCTTTTCGGAAGGTCCGGATTCGATTCTGAAAAAGATCGGCGAGGAAACTGCCGAGCTGATCATGGCCGCCAAGGATGGCAAGCGCCTGAACATCGTCTGGGAATCGACTGACGTCATTTATCACGTGCTCGTTCTGCTCGCCTTCTACGGCCTGAGCATCGAGGATGTTTCGCAGGAAATGCGCCGCCGCGAAGGCATTTCCGGCATCGATGAAAAGGCTTCCCGGGGCGCCAAGTGA
- a CDS encoding histidine triad nucleotide-binding protein — MSDCIFCKIVDGKIPAQKVYEDEDILAFNDINPARPVHVLVIPKKHITSLATAAAEDAPVLGKILAKANEIAVTQGSPDGFRVIINTGRVGQQEVPHLHAHIVGGPDPVGPMLKRI; from the coding sequence GTGAGCGACTGCATTTTCTGCAAGATCGTCGACGGCAAGATTCCGGCGCAGAAGGTCTATGAAGACGAGGACATCCTCGCCTTCAACGACATCAATCCGGCGCGTCCGGTGCATGTGTTGGTGATTCCGAAAAAACACATCACCTCGCTGGCGACCGCCGCTGCCGAAGATGCGCCGGTGCTCGGCAAGATACTGGCCAAGGCCAACGAAATTGCGGTAACTCAAGGCAGCCCGGACGGTTTCCGGGTGATCATCAACACAGGACGTGTGGGGCAGCAGGAAGTGCCGCACCTGCACGCGCATATCGTGGGCGGACCGGATCCGGTTGGCCCCATGCTTAAACGCATTTAG
- the tatA gene encoding Sec-independent protein translocase subunit TatA — MGSFSIWHWLIVLVIVMLIFGTKKLRNVGQDLGGAVKGFKDGMKDATAGDKPADAAQPTQQVGGQTIDVEVKEKTKS, encoded by the coding sequence ATGGGCAGTTTTTCCATTTGGCACTGGCTGATCGTTCTGGTCATCGTCATGCTTATTTTCGGTACCAAGAAATTGCGTAACGTCGGGCAGGATCTCGGCGGTGCCGTCAAGGGTTTCAAGGACGGCATGAAGGATGCAACGGCGGGTGACAAGCCGGCCGACGCAGCGCAGCCGACCCAGCAGGTGGGCGGTCAGACCATCGACGTTGAAGTCAAGGAAAAGACCAAGTCCTGA
- the tatB gene encoding Sec-independent protein translocase protein TatB, protein MFDIGFSELMVIGIVALIVIGPERLPKVARTLGHLLGRAQRYVNDVKSDISREVQLDELRKLQSQVSESARELESSVRNEYETARSAIEAPAKEAAAELQSTAASLSETLPVAETIGKPAA, encoded by the coding sequence ATGTTCGATATCGGCTTTTCCGAATTGATGGTGATCGGCATCGTGGCGCTGATCGTCATCGGCCCCGAGCGCCTGCCCAAGGTGGCACGCACGCTCGGGCACCTGCTCGGCCGCGCCCAGCGTTACGTTAACGACGTGAAGTCGGACATCAGCCGCGAGGTTCAACTCGACGAGCTGAGAAAACTGCAATCCCAGGTTTCCGAATCAGCCCGCGAACTGGAAAGCTCGGTGCGCAACGAATATGAAACAGCGCGCAGCGCGATCGAGGCGCCGGCCAAGGAGGCCGCCGCCGAGTTGCAGTCGACCGCTGCCTCGCTGAGCGAAACCCTGCCGGTCGCTGAAACCATTGGCAAGCCGGCGGCATGA
- the tatC gene encoding twin-arginine translocase subunit TatC, with protein MSEPQEDSFISHLVELRDRLMRSLIAIAVVLGVLCIYPGPGEIYDILAAPLTKALPEGTKMVAIGVITPFMVPLKVTAMVAFVLALPFILFQVWGFIAPGLYAHEKRLGIPLIISSTFLFVSGMAFCYFFVFGQVFSFISSFAPKSITPAPDIEAYLSFVMTMFLAFGLAFEVPVALVMLVKLNVVTVEKLKEWRSYFIVGAFVVAAVVTPPDVVSQLALAIPMCLLYELGILASRLVSRPAPVEATPTVNPENDAKMESEMDKAEEEFRNLSKD; from the coding sequence ATGAGCGAACCCCAGGAAGACTCTTTCATCTCCCATCTGGTTGAGCTGCGCGATCGTTTGATGCGCAGCCTGATCGCCATCGCGGTCGTCCTTGGTGTCCTGTGCATCTATCCGGGGCCGGGGGAAATCTACGACATCCTCGCCGCGCCGCTGACCAAGGCCTTGCCGGAAGGCACCAAGATGGTCGCCATCGGCGTCATCACGCCGTTCATGGTGCCGCTCAAGGTCACGGCCATGGTCGCTTTCGTGCTGGCCTTGCCGTTCATTCTTTTCCAGGTCTGGGGCTTTATTGCCCCCGGTTTGTATGCCCATGAAAAGCGTCTGGGGATTCCGCTGATCATTTCCAGCACCTTCCTGTTCGTTTCTGGCATGGCCTTCTGCTACTTCTTCGTGTTCGGGCAGGTGTTCAGTTTCATCAGCAGCTTTGCGCCGAAGAGCATTACGCCGGCGCCAGATATCGAAGCCTACCTGTCCTTCGTGATGACCATGTTCCTGGCCTTCGGTCTGGCCTTCGAGGTGCCGGTGGCGCTCGTCATGCTGGTCAAGCTCAACGTCGTGACCGTTGAAAAGCTCAAGGAGTGGCGTTCCTACTTCATCGTCGGCGCCTTCGTCGTGGCGGCCGTGGTGACGCCGCCCGATGTCGTTTCCCAGTTGGCTCTGGCCATCCCGATGTGCCTGCTTTACGAGTTGGGCATCCTGGCTTCGCGGCTGGTGTCGCGTCCTGCACCGGTGGAGGCGACTCCCACGGTCAACCCGGAAAATGACGCAAAAATGGAATCCGAAATGGACAAGGCGGAAGAAGAGTTCCGCAATCTGTCCAAGGACTGA
- a CDS encoding class II glutamine amidotransferase, producing the protein MCQLLGMNCNVPTDICFSFSGFQARGGATDVHSDGWGIAFFEGKGTRLFLDPQPSSTSPVAELVRHYPIRSKNVIAHIRKATQGAIGLENTHPFMRELWGRYWIFAHNGNLFDFMPQLDGSFVPVGLTDSERAFCWLLQELRSRFGNHVPERSALFDAVQELTLQIAQHGEFNFLLSNGDCLFAHASTKLSHIVRKAPFAQAHLMDQDITVDFSDVTSPNDRVAVIATLPLTDNETWTDMPPGTLWWFEEGAPVKTLPTRPGPVKKA; encoded by the coding sequence ATGTGCCAGCTGCTCGGCATGAACTGCAACGTGCCGACCGACATCTGCTTTTCGTTCAGCGGATTCCAGGCCCGGGGCGGCGCCACGGATGTTCATTCGGATGGCTGGGGCATTGCCTTTTTTGAAGGCAAAGGCACCCGCCTGTTCCTCGACCCGCAGCCGTCGAGCACCTCGCCGGTGGCCGAACTGGTCCGCCACTACCCGATCCGCTCGAAGAACGTCATTGCCCATATTCGCAAGGCGACACAGGGCGCCATCGGACTGGAAAACACCCATCCGTTCATGCGCGAACTGTGGGGCCGTTACTGGATTTTCGCCCACAACGGCAATCTCTTCGATTTCATGCCGCAACTCGACGGCAGCTTCGTTCCGGTCGGCCTGACCGACAGCGAACGCGCCTTCTGCTGGTTGCTGCAGGAGTTGCGCAGTCGCTTCGGCAACCATGTACCGGAGCGCAGCGCGCTGTTTGATGCCGTGCAAGAACTGACGCTGCAAATTGCGCAGCATGGCGAATTCAATTTCCTGCTCTCGAATGGCGACTGCCTGTTCGCCCACGCCTCGACCAAATTGAGCCACATCGTGCGCAAGGCGCCGTTTGCCCAAGCGCACCTGATGGATCAGGACATCACGGTCGATTTCAGCGATGTCACCTCGCCGAACGACCGCGTCGCCGTCATCGCAACATTGCCGCTAACTGACAACGAGACATGGACCGACATGCCGCCGGGAACGTTGTGGTGGTTCGAGGAGGGGGCGCCGGTCAAGACCTTGCCGACGCGACCGGGGCCGGTGAAGAAGGCCTGA
- a CDS encoding Do family serine endopeptidase, with product MQRLWLIFAQTVTVALAILFVVSTLKPEWLPPRQAVLAVQEAPADSDDGKVAPTGSYRDAARAALPSVVHIYTTQEIKQQRHPLFDDPIFRHFFGERPEGQPQRNSGLGSGVIVSPNGYILTNYHVIDGADDIQVSLNDSKTYKAKIVGSDPESDLAILQIKADKLPAVTFGQLDNLRVGDVVLAIGNPFGVGQTVTMGIVSALGRSHLGINTFENFIQTDAAINPGNSGGALIDVNGNLVGINSAIYSRTGGSLGIGFAIPVSSARSIMEQIIRTGAVTRGWIGVEAQEITPELAESFGLPDNEGALIAGVVRGSPADTAGIRPGDVLLSVGGKAVKDPQVMLDLIAALTPDDRSAFRLRRDKTIVEVQVKIGKRPAMRAEKE from the coding sequence ATGCAGAGGTTGTGGCTGATTTTTGCACAAACGGTCACCGTTGCGCTGGCCATTCTGTTCGTCGTCTCCACGCTCAAACCGGAGTGGCTGCCACCGCGCCAAGCGGTCCTGGCCGTGCAGGAAGCACCGGCCGACAGCGACGACGGCAAAGTCGCGCCAACCGGCTCATATCGCGACGCGGCGCGCGCCGCGCTGCCTTCGGTCGTGCACATTTACACGACTCAGGAAATCAAACAACAACGCCATCCGCTGTTCGACGACCCGATTTTCCGCCACTTTTTCGGCGAGCGCCCCGAGGGCCAGCCGCAGCGCAACTCCGGTCTTGGCTCCGGCGTCATCGTCAGCCCCAACGGCTACATCCTGACCAATTACCACGTCATCGACGGCGCCGACGACATCCAGGTCTCGCTCAATGACAGCAAGACCTACAAGGCGAAGATCGTCGGCAGCGACCCGGAATCCGATCTCGCCATCCTGCAGATCAAGGCCGACAAACTGCCGGCCGTCACCTTCGGCCAACTCGACAACCTGCGCGTCGGCGATGTCGTGCTGGCTATCGGCAATCCCTTCGGCGTCGGCCAGACAGTGACCATGGGTATCGTTTCGGCCCTCGGCCGCTCGCATCTTGGCATCAACACCTTCGAGAACTTCATCCAGACCGACGCCGCGATCAACCCCGGCAACTCCGGTGGCGCGCTGATCGACGTCAACGGCAACCTGGTCGGCATCAATTCTGCCATCTACTCGCGCACCGGCGGCTCGCTCGGCATCGGCTTCGCCATCCCGGTCTCCAGCGCGCGCAGCATCATGGAGCAGATCATCCGGACCGGCGCCGTGACGCGTGGCTGGATCGGCGTCGAAGCCCAGGAAATCACCCCCGAACTGGCCGAATCCTTCGGCCTGCCCGACAACGAGGGCGCCCTGATCGCCGGCGTCGTGCGCGGCAGCCCGGCCGACACGGCCGGCATCCGGCCGGGCGATGTCCTGCTCTCGGTTGGCGGCAAGGCGGTCAAGGATCCGCAGGTCATGCTCGACCTGATTGCCGCCCTGACCCCGGACGACCGCTCGGCTTTCCGCCTGCGCCGCGACAAGACCATCGTCGAAGTCCAGGTCAAGATCGGCAAACGCCCGGCCATGCGCGCCGAAAAAGAGTAA